The Kribbella sp. NBC_00662 nucleotide sequence CGGTTCCCAGTCGCGACGCGCGCACTTCTCCGCAACGCCTCCTGAGGAGAAGAAGACCGTACGGCGTCACCGCAGCGCCGAACAAGCGATCCCGTAGTACGCGTACCTTGCCCACCCCTCGTGTCCGATCGGGTACGGTCGTGTTGCCTGATGCAACAACTGGTCCAGTCCGGACCGAGCTTGAACAGCACGGCCGCGAACACGGCGACGTCGAGGCATCGGGTCAGCAGTGGTCGTTGCAGTGGGTGGCGGAGACTGGAGCCGGGTCGAGCTCTGCGAGTGCCGTCTGCGAGCCGGATGATTTGAAAGGACAACCTGTGGCCGACCACAACCTGGAGTCCACGTACCTGGCCTACCTCGACGCTCTGAACGGCCGGCGGTTCGGCGAGCTGGACCGCTACGTCTGCGACGAACTCGTCTACAACGACAAGCTGCTGACCCGCCAGGAGTACGCCGACATGATCGCGGAGGATGCCCGTGCGGTCCCGGATCTACGCTTCGAGGCTCAGCTGCTGTCCACTGGTGGCGACCTGGTGGCCTGCCGGCTCTGGTTCGACTGCACCCCGACAAGTACATTCCTCGGCCTTGAACCGACAGGCAGGGCGGTCTCCTTCGCCGAGCACGTCTTCTACCGGTTCGAGGGCGGACGGATCGCGCACGTCTGGTCCCTCATCGACCGCGATGCGGTCGCGTCCCAATTCAGTGGCGATCAGTGTCAGTGCCGCAAGATCGCGCAGACCCACGCCGGGGGGCGCGACGTCCACGACGGCGGCGGCGAGGCGTCGTGACTGCGCAGCGTCCAGGCGGCCCAGACGTTCGTTTCTGACCTGACTCATTCATATGACTCAGTCATGTGTTGTGCCAGCCGCCGCGTGTCGCTCGGCGGTTTTGTCGGTGGACGTCGGGGAACCCGGGGGTTATGACGTACAGAGCGTGGCGAATGCTGGCTGCGACGGTGGCTTTGGGCCTCGTGCTCGTCGTCTCCGGACCGGCGATCGCGTCGGCCGAGTCGCCGTCGCCCTCACCGACGGTCGGATCTTCGCCGTCGGAACCTGCGAATCCCCCTGGCTCGACCGACGCGAGTCCCAGGGACTACAACGGCGCTGCCTGGGTGGTGGT carries:
- a CDS encoding ester cyclase — translated: MADHNLESTYLAYLDALNGRRFGELDRYVCDELVYNDKLLTRQEYADMIAEDARAVPDLRFEAQLLSTGGDLVACRLWFDCTPTSTFLGLEPTGRAVSFAEHVFYRFEGGRIAHVWSLIDRDAVASQFSGDQCQCRKIAQTHAGGRDVHDGGGEAS